Proteins found in one Zea mays cultivar B73 chromosome 1, Zm-B73-REFERENCE-NAM-5.0, whole genome shotgun sequence genomic segment:
- the LOC100501587 gene encoding Subtilisin-like protease SBT3.18, with protein sequence MLEVHTTRSWDFMGLRLHMHTEQSSQRHLKFGDDVIVGVLDTGVWPESKSFRDDPHYGPVPSSWKGTCVVGDEFDPAAACNRKLIGARYYLAGFESELGPLNTSDGSEYRSPRDRVGHGTHTASTAVGSVAPNASYFGGLGGGAARGGAPRARLAVYKVCWYRDLTGRCSDADILAAFDDALCDGVHVVSASLGSPPPLMPLLSTSTEIGAFHAMQRGVVAVFSAGNDGPDASMVQNVSPWGLTVAASSIDRRFPTVITLGNNASIVGESFLVKAMKNGLVDSSSVFTDGTCTFEQLINRTAAWGKIVLCFATMGGVSSDGAALAVYAGNGAGVIFADTISRKSSQDSFWPTVHVDLYQGTQILNYIRDSRKPTVRISPSKTVVGETPAPAVAYFSSRGPSSVSPKILKPDVTAPGVNILAAWPPKSSPTVIPLDKRLTEWNMDSGTSMSCPHVSGIAAVIKSVHPTWSPAAVKSALMTTAYMYDGTSDVMQAGGTVKAADAFDVGAGHVDPLRALDPGLVYDAGARDHVVFLCSLGYTEAAIRNMVLPQPALDTSCPRGGGGGGGPEADLNYPAIVLPDLGGTVTVKRTVTNVGANRDAVYRAAVASPQGARAEVWPRELAFSARPGGEQASYYLTVTPAKLSRGRFDFGEVVWSDGFHRVRTPLVVRVTNLPDDGVKVVQAANATGDGSQAAA encoded by the exons GAGTGTGGCCTGAATCCAAGAGCTTCAGGGACGACCCACACTACGGCCCCGTCCCGTCTTCATGGAAGGGCACGTGCGTGGTAGGCGACGAGTTCGACCCGGCCGCCGCGTGCAACCGCAAGCTCATCGGCGCGCGCTACTACCTGGCCGGCTTCGAGAGCGAGCTCGGCCCGCTGAACACCAGCGACGGGTCGGAGTACCGGTCGCCGCGCGACCGCGTCGGGCACGGCACGCACACGGCGTCCACGGCCGTGGGGAGCGTGGCGCCCAACGCCAGCTACTTCGGCGGCCTGGGCGGCGGCGCCGCCCGCGGGGGCGCGCCCAGGGCGCGCCTCGCGGTGTACAAGGTGTGCTGGTACAGGGACCTGACGGGCCGGTGCAGCGACGCCGACATCCTGGCCGCGTTCGACGACGCGCTGTGCGACGGCGTGCACGTGGTGTCGGCGTCCCTCGGGTCGCCCCCGCCGCTCATGCCGCTGCTGTCCACGAGCACCGAGATCGGGGCGTTCCACGCCATGCAGCGCGGCGTCGTGGCGGTTTTCTCGGCCGGGAACGACGGGCCGGACGCTTCCATGGTGCAGAACGTCTCGCCCTGGGGGCTCACCGTCGCCGCCAGCAGCATCGACAGGAGGTTCCCGACGGTGATCACGCTCGGGAACAATGCCTCCATCGTG GGAGAGAGCTTCCTTGTGAAAGCCATGAAGAATGGTCTGGTAGATAGCAGCAGCGTCTTCACCGATGG GACGTGCACATTCGAGCAGCTGATCAACCGCACGGCGGCGTGGGGGAAGATCGTGCTGTGCTTCGCCACGATGGGAGGGGTGTCCAGCGACGGCGCGGCGCTGGCGGTGTACGCCGGCAACGGCGCCGGCGTGATCTTCGCCGACACCATAAGCCGGAAATCGAGCCAGGACAGCTTCTGGCCCACCGTCCACGTGGACCTGTACCAGGGCACCCAGATCCTCAACTACATCCGCGACTCGAG AAAGCCGACGGTGCGCATATCTCCGAGCAAGACGGTTGTCGGCGAAACGCCGGCGCCGGCCGTGGCGTACTTCTCTTCCAGAGGGCCGAGCTCCGTCTCTCCAAAGATCCTCAAG CCCGACGTGACCGCCCCCGGAGTGAACATCCTGGCAGCATGGCCGCCCAAGTCGTCGCCGACGGTGATCCCCTTGGACAAGCGCTTGACAGAGTGGAACATGGACTCCGGCACGTCCATGTCGTGCCCGCACGTCTCCGGCATCGCCGCGGTCATCAAGTCCGTGCACCCGACCTGGTCCCCGGCGGCCGTCAAGTCCGCCCTCATGACCACAG CGTACATGTACGACGGCACGTCGGACGTGATGCAGGCCGGCGGGACGGTGAAGGCGGCGGACGCgttcgacgtgggcgcggggcacGTGGACCCGCTGCGCGCGCTGGACCCGGGGCTGGTGTACGACGCGGGCGCGCGCGACCACGTGGTGTTCCTCTGCAGCCTGGGCTACACGGAGGCCGCGATCCGGAACATGGTGCTCCCCCAGCCGGCGCTGGACACGAGCTgcccccgcggcggcggcggcggcggcggcccggaGGCGGACCTGAACTACCCGGCCATCGTGCTCCCGGACCTGGGCGGCACGGTGACGGTGAAGCGGACGGTGACGAACGTGGGCGCGAACCGGGACGCCGTGTACcgcgccgccgtggccagcccgcaGGGCGCGCGCGCCGAGGTGTGGCCGCGGGAGCTGGCCTTCTCCGCGCGCCCCGGCGGCGAGCAGGCCTCGTACTACTTGACCGTCACCCCCGCGAAGCTGTCCCGCGGCCGCTTCGACTTCGGCGAGGTGGTCTGGTCGGACGGCTTCCACCGCGTCCGCACGCCGCTCGTCGTCAGGGTGACCAACCTGCCGGACGACGGCGTCAAGGTGGTCCAGGCCGCCAACGCCACGGGCGACGGTTCCCAGGCCGCCGCGTAG